In Turicibacter sanguinis, a genomic segment contains:
- a CDS encoding YaiI/YqxD family protein, with amino-acid sequence MKILIDGDGCPVTDLVINLAAPYNIPVILICDTAHVCNREGIKTIMVNKGRDATDFELMRHVQKGDIIVTQDYGLAAMGLTKQAYVIHQSGMQYTIQNIDQLLFARHLSQKIRNSGGRLKGPAKRTRDDDLAFKTSFQSLLSRLTTTN; translated from the coding sequence TTGAAAATATTAATTGATGGAGACGGATGTCCAGTGACAGACCTTGTGATTAATCTAGCTGCGCCTTATAACATCCCTGTCATCTTAATTTGTGATACTGCACATGTTTGTAATCGAGAAGGGATTAAAACAATTATGGTAAATAAAGGGCGTGACGCAACGGATTTTGAATTGATGCGACATGTTCAAAAAGGCGATATTATCGTGACTCAAGATTATGGATTAGCGGCGATGGGGTTAACCAAGCAGGCTTACGTGATCCATCAAAGTGGGATGCAGTATACGATACAAAATATTGATCAGCTCCTATTTGCGCGACATCTCTCTCAAAAAATAAGAAATTCAGGCGGAAGATTAAAAGGGCCAGCGAAACGAACACGAGACGATGACTTAGCGTTTAAAACTTCTTTTCAGAGCTTACTGTCTAGATTAACGACGACAAATTAA
- the cls gene encoding cardiolipin synthase — translation MIALIVALSLTLIHFLNLGAILVMIFRRREEPIFIIAWTMLMMFVPLIGFILYLLFGHGPIVKEKRTFVDEIEQNHHESNVANQMERFKALDEENHPFSSLIQFNLNYNHSLLTTYNEVELFSEAKAKYERLIQDINEAKETINILYFIIRGDQSGEALLSALTRKAKEGVKVRLVYDDGGSFMTPASFFKPLIEAGGIVVKHYPAKLKIFTLNWNYRNHRKIVVIDGKIGYMGGMNIGDEYLSLNPKYSPWRDAHFRVEGEAVPLLQMRFLKDYFAVMENEADVSQIEQNLNLYFKAPTITTKTYLQIITDGPDQKTDHMRAAFIKLIMSARKSIWIQTPYFIPDSEFLHVLKIASHSGLDVKIMIPVIPDNHFVHRTTTSYIKELLEAGIEVYFYEGFLHSKIIIIDGKMSSVGSVNMDVRSFSINFEITAFIYDDQMAKQLIKQFEFDQQNCRLLDFEYERNKSWVMKAEESIYRLLSMLM, via the coding sequence ATGATTGCTTTAATCGTCGCACTATCGCTCACCCTCATTCATTTTTTGAATTTAGGAGCTATTTTAGTGATGATTTTCCGAAGAAGGGAAGAGCCTATTTTTATTATTGCTTGGACAATGCTCATGATGTTTGTCCCTTTAATCGGATTTATTTTATACTTATTATTTGGGCATGGACCTATTGTTAAAGAAAAAAGAACATTTGTCGATGAGATTGAACAAAATCATCATGAATCAAACGTCGCTAATCAAATGGAAAGATTTAAAGCGTTAGATGAAGAAAACCATCCGTTTTCATCTTTAATTCAATTTAATTTAAATTATAATCATAGTCTTTTAACAACCTATAATGAGGTGGAACTTTTTTCAGAGGCAAAGGCCAAATACGAACGTTTAATTCAAGATATTAACGAAGCTAAAGAAACGATTAATATTCTGTACTTTATTATTCGAGGTGACCAAAGTGGAGAGGCCTTATTATCTGCGTTAACGCGAAAAGCAAAAGAGGGCGTTAAAGTTCGATTAGTTTATGATGATGGAGGAAGTTTCATGACTCCCGCCTCTTTTTTTAAGCCTTTAATTGAGGCAGGTGGAATCGTTGTGAAGCATTATCCAGCTAAATTGAAAATTTTCACATTAAATTGGAATTATCGAAATCATCGAAAAATTGTCGTGATTGATGGGAAAATTGGATACATGGGTGGGATGAACATCGGTGATGAGTATCTATCGCTTAATCCTAAGTATAGCCCATGGCGTGATGCCCATTTTAGAGTGGAGGGAGAGGCTGTTCCGTTACTTCAAATGAGATTTTTAAAAGATTATTTTGCCGTCATGGAAAATGAAGCAGATGTATCACAGATTGAACAGAATCTTAACCTGTATTTTAAAGCGCCAACCATTACAACTAAAACCTATCTACAAATTATTACGGATGGTCCTGATCAAAAAACAGACCATATGCGTGCTGCTTTTATTAAATTAATTATGAGTGCAAGAAAGAGTATCTGGATTCAAACTCCGTATTTTATTCCAGATAGTGAGTTTTTACATGTGTTAAAAATTGCGTCTCATTCTGGTTTAGATGTTAAAATCATGATTCCAGTGATTCCGGATAATCATTTCGTGCATCGAACAACCACTTCTTATATTAAAGAGTTGCTTGAAGCGGGAATTGAAGTTTATTTTTATGAAGGGTTCTTACATTCCAAAATTATTATCATCGATGGAAAAATGAGTTCAGTTGGATCTGTTAATATGGATGTTCGAAGTTTTAGCATTAATTTTGAAATCACAGCTTTTATCTATGATGATCAGATGGCGAAGCAATTAATTAAACAATTTGAATTTGATCAACAAAATTGCCGTTTGCTTGATTTTGAATACGAACGCAATAAATCTTGGGTTATGAAAGCTGAAGAATCGATTTATCGATTATTATCAATGTTAATGTAG
- a CDS encoding DegV family protein → MSIKVITDSTSYIPKEIQEDLDLSIVSLNIIVKGTSERELDVNLDQFYSHLKELNEIPTSSQPTPDEMLETFESLVRNGHDIFGVFLSSEMSGTFSNAHMIRDLVLEKYPTANIQLFDSMTNCMQMGYIAIEAAKAAKAGASMDEVIEVATQVKEHSRFLFTPETLDYLKKGGRIGGASALLGNIFQIKPILTVEDGKTTVYTKVRTKKKAIQTFIDKFKEDLTSRELGGVIVHHINNEEDGFLLAQKLEEELKQPVGLQSIGPVIGCHVGPGSIGIAYYTK, encoded by the coding sequence ATGTCAATTAAAGTGATTACAGATAGTACATCTTACATTCCAAAGGAAATTCAAGAAGATTTAGATCTTTCAATTGTCTCGCTCAATATTATTGTTAAAGGAACTAGTGAACGTGAATTGGATGTCAACTTAGACCAATTTTATAGCCACCTAAAAGAGCTCAATGAAATTCCAACCTCTTCTCAACCCACACCTGATGAAATGTTAGAAACATTTGAGTCATTGGTTCGTAACGGGCACGATATTTTCGGAGTTTTCTTATCTTCTGAGATGAGCGGTACCTTCTCAAATGCCCATATGATTCGTGACTTAGTGCTTGAGAAATACCCTACTGCCAATATTCAGCTGTTTGACTCAATGACTAATTGCATGCAAATGGGTTATATTGCAATAGAAGCGGCAAAAGCAGCAAAAGCAGGGGCTTCAATGGATGAAGTCATCGAAGTTGCGACACAAGTGAAAGAGCACAGTCGTTTCTTATTTACGCCTGAAACACTTGATTACTTAAAAAAAGGCGGACGTATTGGAGGGGCTTCAGCTCTATTAGGGAACATTTTCCAAATAAAACCAATTTTAACAGTCGAAGACGGGAAAACAACTGTCTATACAAAAGTTCGAACGAAGAAAAAAGCGATTCAAACCTTTATCGATAAGTTTAAAGAAGATTTAACGTCTCGCGAGCTTGGAGGCGTTATTGTTCATCATATTAACAATGAAGAGGATGGATTTCTTCTCGCTCAAAAACTTGAAGAAGAGTTAAAACAACCGGTGGGATTACAATCTATTGGACCTGTCATTGGATGTCATGTTGGACCTGGAAGTATTGGGATCGCCTATTATACAAAATAA